The sequence CATAAATAGTGTCTATTTTGTTTTTGCTGATTGCTTGGGTTCTGGCAATCCAGATTCCATGCGCTGTCAGAGTTTGATCAGAAGAAGAGGAGCTGCAGGAGGCGTCTGTCTGATCACAATGCCCGCCGCCGGAAGCCTCAGCCAGATGCATTCACCTTCGCCTCTGCAAAGCTGCCTTCGACATTGTTTGGTAATGTTTTCATATCTTGACTACTGTTCGAAATTTGCTATCAGTGGAAGTGGACACTAGAAAAAATGGTGGTGATGGGCTCTTAGCCAGGTTCTAGATTCATCTGCATGTACGTCATGCAAACAGATGTCTTGTTACGCAAATGGCAAGCTTTCTATCTTTTATACTTAGCAATAAGTTGTCTGTTGTGTTTCTTCGTGTAATTAAATAGAAACTAGGCATTGGACTTGAGAGTATCGTGATTAGTAATATATGTATCTTGTACTATACAGCTAGCAGGATTATCGTGTTTCAATTGTATTATTCTACCTTCTTACCTCCTATTTATAAAGTGAAATATTCTTATCCCTGAACTTCTCTGCCACTGCAGATGATAGGCGGCAAATAAGTTTTGTCTGGAATAAAGCTCCTGTTAGCCATGTAAGACCCTTCACTTCTCCATGGGACAGCTCATCTGACTTAAAGCCCCCTTATGCAAAGGAAATAAGTGATGTATCAACAAAAGTTGGGACAATTACTGGACAAGTTCATTTGGATAAATCTCACATGTTCAATGCTATTCCAACACTTAGCCATGGCAAAGATGAGCCTTGGCCAATGAAAGGTTTGATTTTCCAAACATTATCCATACTTGCTGCAGAAATGTGTTCATCAAGGAAGAAGCTTTGTTAAGTGGTTTGCCATATTTGTTGACAAAGGGTTGTAAACCATCTCCGGTTTAGTCGGACCTTACCTAAAACATCTTCCGCAGTTGACACATAAAAGGGACCTTTATCCATTTTATCATCGCTTGCAGAGATGGGAAGCTGATTATTATTACACGAGTACTTTGAATTTTCATTGCAGAAGCTTGTGAACTTAAAAGTCAAAATATTTTTGTAGCTATTCATATGATTTAGCCTGCATAGAATGTATGGCGGAACAAAGATTGCTGAACTCCTTGCCATACCTCTATTCAAACTGGGCTTATAGATGTTTTGTTGTAGGTTGCTTGATTCTTTACTCTGTAAATTTACTACCAGAAAAAAGAAGAATGCTACCAGAATTGAACTGTCAGTTGTATTCACATGTTAGTTTAGGATGCAAACACTTGATTATGTTGGATTTATGGGAAATAAAATGTTGCAGGGACTGATAccattttctccaaaatggtattGGGACTTGGTTATTAGCGATGATGGATTTTGAGTGCCAAGAAAACGTAGATGTTTTTCTATCAATATCATATTTGGTAGCATTATTTTATTTGTTTAGTTTCACCTATTCTAGGTTTCTGAAGTCCTAGATCACTGTTGAGATAATTAATTACTCCATGTTTCGTTTATGGATGACATGTAAACTTCATTTTGCTTGCAAGAAATTACTAATAAACTGCAGGTCTATTTGACTCTCCTGCACTTACATTTTACTGTGCTAGTGACCAGTTTAATAATTCTGAGCATCAGAGTTAGAAATTGTAATTGACTGTCATACAACTCTGCTTGTTTTCATGCTAGTTTTATTGAACCATGTCATGTGATTTCATTTGCCATGCCGTTCCTGTTCCTGCACCGTCTGCACTTCGATGTTCTTTTGTTGTCCCGATGGGTGTATGACATAGTCTGAATGATCGGTTCTACAGGTCTGGACATGTCTATATCTGCTTCAAAATTCGATGGAGCAGCGGATCTTCAGCATGCTCTCTCTCTTCTGTCAGCCGGCGCTTGTGGACTGCCTGATTCTGTACATCAAACATCTTGCATTATCCAATTCAATGGTGCCAGCGAGAACAGCAGTGACCTTCATGTAACGCATGGCAGGAACTCTGGTCCAGCATCATGCGCCGATGCGCAGCATATAGCTGCCCAGCCTCAGTCTCAGCTGTTTCATTTTACCACAGATACCGGCAATACTGTTTATGAGCCCAGTTTCTTTGGTGTAAACCAGATAAATTAACCATGGAAGACACATGCCACTTGATCACTTGGATGAATAGCCCTGAAGATGGTCTGGGCCTGTGCAAGTTCTTCAACCAACCACCGGACATAAGGATCTTTGTTAATGTTATCTTCATATTTATTGGCCATACCTGAATTCAGTTGAACCGAGCTTAGGCCAGCTTATGTTTAATATGCAGTTCCAACCTGTGATTGACCCATTTTTTATGTTCTTTTTGCCCTCTGTGATGTGAGTGTGACTACTCTGTAACATTATAAGTGTGATACTATTGTAGTCTCTACTGCCCTGACGATGTAAACGGTTGGATATCTTTGAAGCTGTCCTTGATGAATCTGGACATGTATTTTGTGTGTATATATGGTCTGTTGCTTCAATACTGCCATCattaaaatatttgaaggacttcAGCTATTGCTGTTTTTTTGTGTGTTTTTATTGATACAATAGACCAATTTATGGTATAATTTCAAGTAAAAAATCAATAGTCTCCAAACCAAACAGCTGGTGTGATTTTAGGGGTGTGGAATCGTGCAATTTGGTCAGCATCACAGTTGTCTCTCCTCTATACAAGCCTCCCTCACCCACACGTCTATGTGGCGGACGGAAATCTGCAGCTAACCAGACAAATCAGCATACAGCTTCCCATGTAGGAACTACCAGCCAAATTCTAGAAAGCAAAATGTCCATGGTCGGCACAGAAAAATCCATGTGTGCGACTTCGACGACAGATGGTGACACATACAATAAGAGAGAGACAGATACCAAAAACTAAAGACGTATCATTCTGAAGTGCAGCGACTGCAGTAGTCTTGGAACGCAGGTCAACAACCAAGTACAAGGAACAGATGGTGCAAGCAAGCTTGCACAAGCCAACAGATGGTGCCACGTAGACAAGAGAAAGACATATACCAAAAACTTCAGTCATATCATCCTGAAGTGCATACTGGAAACTATAAAACCATATCATTCTGAAGTGCAGAAACCGCTGCAGGGGGTGTTTAAACGCACTAAACctaagttagttggctaaaaaattgcTGGTAGAATTAGATAGCTAATAAATAtctagctaactattaactaatttgccaaaaatagctaatagttgaatTATTAGCTAAACTGTTTGGATGTACACTACTAATTTTAGTAGCTAACCGTTAGATCTAGTACATTCAAAACATCCCTTTAATTTGGTCTTGGAACGTAGGTCAACAACCAAGGGCAAGGAACAGTAATGGTGCAAAGCAAACTTGCTGATTACAAGAAACTAGCAGATGTTATTAACATAGGAAAGCTCCATTAAGGTAGATCTTGTTAACATTCAAGGAAACATCACCTATATTTCCAGAAGAGATTACTCCAGCTATGCAACTTAAAAAAATGCAACAACAACATTGAAGCTCAAACCCTAGGGTCTCTTCGGAAGAGTCAAAGAGATCCTGGCACTGACGCGAATACATTGGAATAGGATCTttatcattttccctctctcgtaCCCACCATGTGGCATCTAGCCACCACAGCTTCCACTTCAGTCCGTGGTCATAGGTTCAGAAATACAGCAGCGGAATCGTGCTTTGCGCACGTTGCTTACAAGTTCAATCTCAGCACTCTCAAGCAAGCAGACAATCTCAATGGTGGGCGAACTTCAGGGTTCGCATCCCAGCAACGGGTCATAATGTGGCTTAGAGAAGGCAGGCAGTCCTGAGGGATTATCGGGCGGGCACCCTTATTTACAACACCAAAAGCTGCCTGAACTGCTGTCATGTTGGTGGACGGAAGCGTGCCGGTACATGTACAGTGATATTTAATGTAGAGGTTCTTAAAGTGTTTAAATGGTTTATTTACAAAAAAATTCGTGAAGCCGTCTCTCCGCGAAGAGACGTATCTGGCTCGTAACCCAAGTAACAACAGATGCCTCACTTCACACTATACAAATTCGTCGTCTGTTCTATTGATCTGATGATATATAAACGCATTTACTTCtatatttattaatagactacatTTATATACACTCCATTATATAATAGAGTTTCTTAGTTGTCTCTTGTGTTTAGAGCACCATTTTTATGTCTCCCCACTATATATGCTCTTAGTTCCACAAGACGATACCAAAGCTATAGACATCAACTTTATGATCATAGGGCCTGTGCTGGATCATATACGATATACACGGCATTAATGAATCCAAATTATAGAGGCAATGGTAAGTTGAACACTGATATCTGATTTCTTTTTGTGACAAAAACCAATTAGACCATGTATACAAAAAAATGAAACATGTTTTCAGTTATTTTTGTTATATTGGTATAGTCGGCCACTTAACCTTCCCCACTGTGGACAAAATAAGTGCAAGCGTACCACCTCAGCAATTGTTTAGTAAAAAACTGAAAGTGAACACAATAATCCAGTAACTTTGGAGTGAGTCTATCCACTGTTTTATGTGTAAGCACGAAAGCCAGTTCCAATGTTCCATTAATATGATTTGACTTATTGAATATGCAACAATATATTGCTAATATAATGAAAACCCTGGACAACGATGCAGAATGGAACACTCAATAATACAGCTAAGTAATCCAAAAGGCTACTATGCAGCATGTACAGTTGAGTACTTGAGTTTTCCAGTAATTATGCATGTAAAGTTGGATGTACAACTCTACAAGTAGTAAGACTACGGAAGTGTCTGAAAATTTTGAATACCTGCACTTCAGGAACTTTGCGGTTATTCGACATAATACTGACCTACAGTACTTGTGAGCTATGCAAATTGTGTTTCAAAAcaaattaagggggtgtttggttacaccccgctaaaatttagctcatgtcccatcgaatgtttgaacctccgttccggatattaaatgtagtcggattataaaactaatttgtcagccgaagattaaaagacgagacgaatctagtccagttggttgggtctatatttcatactcttatttaaaagtcaaacgcttgatgtgacccgggctaaactttagccggagcaaccaaacaccccttaaatGCCAGAGATACAATGAAATTTCTGCATAAGACAATCTTCAGTAAGGGGAAACTATAACTTACGGTGCCATCCAGCGGTAGGTTCCTGTCTCTGGTGTCATCCCTTCTGTTTTCATTTCGATCCGAGCAACTCCAAAGTCAGCAATCTTAGGCCCTGTTCGGTTGTTCCGGATTGGAGCTCTGGATTAATTCCTagccggattacttctctaatttatatagattttgatgAGCTGGAATAAATTCTGCCTTATTCCGGTATAACCGAACGGGCCTAATGGATTTGTCTGCTACAATCAGAAGGTTATCTGACTCGAGATCTCTGTGAATAAATCCCAGTGCATGAACATATGCCGTTCCCCGGGCTACATCCAATGCCTGTTTCACAGCCAACCGCAAAGGCACTGACTTGGTCTGCCTTCTCGCCAGGAATTGCCGAACTGATCGGCCTTTTTCATACTCCATAATAATACACCACACAATTatagagtgtttggtttgaggaatgatatAGTCCATCATCTTCCTACTCcttacttttttgtttggtttgtggaatgaagtgagttaatccatcaccacctcatttctcatagttagttgtttagtactaatatgtggattggagtcatcccaccaaatttgaggaatagaCTCATGATGAACCATTTTATTTTGGATAGAGtgattcatcaaaccaaacaaCTCATTAATTTCTTGCATGCGCCTATGAACCTTACAATATTTGGGTGACTCAGCCTCGACAACATCATAACTTCTTGTACAAATTGCTGCTCCATCAAATGGGCTCTTTCTGGATCATTCTCAGGCTTCTCCAGCAGCTTAATGGCTCTATTATATCTTCTCCATTATATGTTCCCCGGTACAGCTTCCCAAAGGCTCCCTGAGCAAAAGGACCCCCCATGTCCAACCTTCCGAGATCAATGGTCCACGCTCGTAGCTGCTCAGTATCTCTGTAGGGTGATTCGGGTCCATCAAAACTCGGCCCAATGCATCCTAATTTAGCGTGTGTGCAGCCACACGGTTGGGGCGGAAGACATTATTGCGGACCGAATAGCTTGCGGTCGGAGCATCACGGAGGCCCGGGTGCTTTAGTATGACCGTGCGGGACTCGCGTTGGAGCCCACACTGCTGTTGTCCACTGACATGGCAACAGATTTACCAGCACAGTTGGTTAGGTTGAAGCCATCGACGCTGTCTTTAGCCCTCCCCAAACTTTTGGTAATAAGGCATGTTGTAGAAGCCATTGATCTCATTGTCTTGCAGCCTCTTGCCACTGCCGCCTATCATACCATGAAACCCCGCCCCCTCAGCCATCTCACAGGATCCAATCCTAACAATAGAGCTGCTGTAGGTTGCCCATCCTCAAGCAAGAAATGCCATCTTCTCTGCCCCCTCACAATCTCTAAAACAaggtaaaattaatgaattgagctGGCCACCACCAAACGGCATGTAATTCTAGCTTAAAACTGCAGCAGTAACTCCTTCCTACTATAGCCAACGAACGAAGCCCATTTTTCCATAAAAAAAAAGAAGCAAGAAGCGTCTACCACTAAAATAAAGAATTTTCCTAATCGCCGGGAGCGACTGTATGACAATCGTTTGGTAAGGCTCTCGAAGAAACCCAATTTTTAATaaactagtttttatcttttagcTAGCAGAGACTAACTTCTTAGTTTTAAAAAACTGATAATATAATTTCTAGAAACTAAATTATAAATGGAAACACCTCAATTCTATAAACCAGTTTCTTAACAAACCGGGCCTAAGTATTCTCTCCATCACAATATATAATTCGTTTTTGGCTAAATATATATTCATTAGTTAATCTACGTGCAATCCATATATGTGTCTatatttattatcatttattcGATTGTGAACGAAAAAATTAAAAAGAACTATATGTTTTTGGAACAAAGGGAGTAATAGATAATGAGGTAAAAGAATAATTTTTTGACAGCCCTAATAATTCACAACACATATCTACAATTTCCATGGCGTACAGATCTACCTAGACCAATGCGTGAACTAAACATATCTTGCAATGCAGATAGAGATGGTAATAGGTATCTGCAATCTGATATttgatgggtatttactccatcTATATGTGTGAAATATTTTACTCGTAGGTTTTTTATTGGGCGAAAATCTTCACCCAATAGGTAAACAGGTAGTAGAACATTTTACCCTCACacatacccgttaacccgtggtATAAAATACTCAATATAAATTTGACTCAAAAGCATGAACTTGGGTTTCAGTTATCCATATCTTTTGACTATTTTAAGAAACTTTTGGACGATAATGTCATAGAAGGCATAACAACTATTTGATGATCATGTAATGAAACATGCAACGTGTTATATGATACTATATATCCTAATATTGCTACTTTATGTAATTATCTATGGTGTTCTTGAATGGACGACTGAATGACactagaaattttgtaatgatATTTATATGGATAGACTTGATGTTTGTATATGTATTATTTTAATAGATTTTTAACCTTTGTGGATATAGGTGACCCGACATGTAACTCATACACACGAGTATGAGTATGGAGGTAAATCCATACCCGCCAGTAGGGATGAAAATGAAAACGGTAATTTTCGGATACCGGAAATCGTTTTCGAAATTTTACCGAAATTTAGGTCTAAACGGAAACGGAAACGGTTACCGAAAATACGGAAACGGAATCGGTAGAAAAACTCGGAATCGAAAACGGAAACGGTTTGAGTCTCTTCCGACCGTTTCCGAAAATTACCGTTTTTATTCGGTATTTTACCGCCGGTAATAAATTCGGTATTTTTCAGAAAAAATATTAAATCTGAACTGATCTTTATAAATTCGTAATAAATTCATCTTAGCTTAGAAAAATATAATactaattttattatttttctaaaaTCAAGATCTATCTAATGGTATATAGTTTAGAATCGTTTGAAACTTTTATAAATCTTATTTATAATTTGAATGAGAACTTAAGAAGTACCAAGAGGACACTAATTATATTGACTATACCAAGTAGTAGGTGTATAAATAGAATGTAAGTGCCATATCATTATACACAGCTTGATTCTACTTTATttaaatacataataatgattttattgttttatgatttcttactttaTATATTTATTGTGGCCTGCTACCTTATATATTATTATTGATTTTATATAAATGTATGACTtacgtgaatttttgaagtcgatTGAGGGTACAAGTTACAGTTTTTACCGATCGAATTTTTAGATTCCGATCGTAACCGGTGTAATTTTTGtaccgaactttcgtttccgatgtttccgaattACCGATATCGTTTTTGTTttcggagttaccgttttcgatctTGTTTCCGAGGAGAAATATGAAAACGAAAATGGTTTTTGTGTTTACcgatcgtttccgaccgttttcacccctaccCGCCAGTAGGGGTGGCAATAGATCACGATCCAAATGCCCCTTCATAAAGAGTTAGGCCCTTaaacaattttagttcaaaaatgaatagataTATGACCCGATCATAATCCGATTTGATCCTTAAAATTTGTAGTGTAAAATATAGAGCCCATTACTACCCACCCGTGGATATTGATGATCCGACATGTTAATTTTTTTACGAATATAGGTATAGGATACtaatacccattgccatctctaaataCAGATATTTAATATTATTTTAGTTATTTTGTTTATAAATCTCGTTATATTTAATATTAGTTCGCCGAAATCCAGTTATATATACTAGAAGGTGAAAATGGAGGACTATGCATCGGTTTAGTTGAACATGGTCGAGCTATTCTACCCACTAGAATAAAGTTGCGCCCTATCGGGCGCTATGCCATTTACGTAATCATATGAAATTGTAGTTTACAATGAGTAAAAAAGCCGTTGATGCAGCAACCAATTCATATAAACAAACTCAGCATGATCATAGAACAATTTGTTGTTACAAAGACACCATATTACTCAAGTTAGGATCAGGTTTCGATCAGAATACAGTTTTGAAATACAATATACAATTTGTTGGTTACAATATACGCATAACTTGGCAAAGCCAAATGCATATTACAATACAAAACGTCACTATTGCGTGCCTTTTACAACCGTCCAAAATGGCGCCCTTCATTTGGTTCCAAGTTTCAGCGTATGCAGCTGTTCTCAAAAGCAAGCACACGTGCGGGGAGGCTTTCCTGTGGATCGCATCTTGTGCGCCTTCTCTCTGATCTTTTTCCCATCGTTGTATTTTCGCTCCTCCGCCATCGCCCTTGCTCCTCCAGAGATTTTGCTGATCCTTGTCATCTCCAGGTTGTATTCTTCTAGTGCCTTTTCTCTCTTTTTGTCTAGCTCGGTCTGCAAGTTAAGAAGCTCGGCTCTGAGTCTCCTCAAACAATGTGATTTAATCAAATAAGTTGTCATGACGAATTCCTAGCGATACCATTTTTTAGGGCTTGGGGCTTGTACTATGGATGCTTTCGACGAAGGAAATACTGAATTAATAGTGCAGTGTTTCTTTAAACTACGATAAAACCTCTTTCTGCTCTTTTTGGCGTCTCGCCTTCACCTTCTTCTCAGTTTCCCATTCGGCTATGGTCTCCATCATCTTCTCATACCTAAATTTGAAGTCCATAACTCCATATTAGCATAGCTTTAATCGAGTGACCTTCAAAAAAATAGATCGTACTCACTCCTCTCTAACTCTTCCAAGCTTTGCCTTCTCCCATTCATCAGCCTTAGATCTCGTGCCGCCAGTAGCAGCCACTCCTGCTGCGCCTTCTCCATTCCGTCCAGAGCGGTATGACGTGGCTGGCCTCACGGCCGAGGGCGCTTTCTGAACAGCCTGTTCTTGCTCGAACTCCTTGCTCCCTTTCCTGTCTGCCAACCTGCTGGAAGATCCTGAACCTTTCCTCACACCCAGAGAAGTCTCAAGCATCCTGGGTGCCACCTTGTGATGATCTGCAGGCACGTCCTCAGGCTTTCCAGGTGCTGGTTTCAGTGGCCTCCTTACCGATATGTTAACTGCTAATGTCTATAAGTGAAATGCCACTAATAGTACAGTCTTTAACTCTTTATAAACCAAGAAAAGTATATCCCATGAAAACATAACAAGCAGGATACATGATCCGCTAACCTTTCACCCTCACAATGTTTCTGCAAGAACTTGTGCAGACCCTTGCTAGGCCTGctgaaagagaattaggcttacacctagttcctaaatgattttggtggttgaattgcccaacacaaataaatggactaactagtttgctctagtgtataagttatacaggtgccaaaggttcacacttatccaataaaaagaccaagtattgggttcaacaaaagagcaaaggggcaaccgaaggcacctctggtctggcgcaccggactgtccggtgtgccaccggacagtgtccggtgcaccagaggactccaagtcaaactcgtcaccttcgggaaaatccagaggcgctccgctataattcaccggactgtccggtgtacaccggacagtgtccggtgctccaaggaaaagcggcctcaggaaatcaccagcttcgggaattcgcaacggctagtccgctataattcaccggacatgtccggtgtgcaccggactgtccggtgtgacaacggagcaacggatatttcggcgtcaACGGCtacctgtgggggatagatatcccctaggtccactaaagaagtaaaaggcctcacgaacggcccgagggcccaataattcgtaaggtcattctttcgtgggcctagggaaagacaaccagcaaaggagacgtgagactggttagtgcaaacacaggcggcccacaacgtcgaacgaatggatcacaacagagacccgactttcccgcgctgaagccctcatgcaacagagccatgcgaggataagtcggcgaagattacgtagggataaactcaagaggttcactatcttttagctaactgttgttatcgtatcacatgtactgctccacggccgagtatataaggcctagggggcaccccttcagatcgatcgaccctgttctacttagccacccacaaaaactctctgtgccctctatccagagaattctcttgtaaccacgctcatatactcaccaggacgtagggtgttacacacttctaagcggcccgaacctgtaaatcgtgtccattgtccctcgtgcgatcggcacgaaccattttgctacagttgtcgacaccgtcctactcctaaaaacaccttgaggggcaaccccgggtgtgcggtcggacccaaaacaccgacagctggcgcgccaggtagggggtgtgtcgacgatccaagctagctcaatggccgtcaccttccacagcaagatcaccatgcgtcccggatccatattctgcttcgggacaatctcatccgtggcggacga is a genomic window of Zea mays cultivar B73 chromosome 5, Zm-B73-REFERENCE-NAM-5.0, whole genome shotgun sequence containing:
- the sbp12 gene encoding SBP-transcription factor 12, whose amino-acid sequence is MEWTAPKPASSPPLLWDWGDHAATGSGSSSDAPARRGGKEREAKRARAGEDRGGGELRCQVEGCGLDLSRVKDYHRKHRVCEAHTKSPRVIVAGQERRFCQQCSRFHALSEFDQKKRSCRRRLSDHNARRRKPQPDAFTFASAKLPSTLFDDRRQISFVWNKAPVSHVRPFTSPWDSSSDLKPPYAKEISDVSTKVGTITGQVHLDKSHMFNAIPTLSHGKDEPWPMKGLDMSISASKFDGAADLQHALSLLSAGACGLPDSVHQTSCIIQFNGASENSSDLHVTHGRNSGPASCADAQHIAAQPQSQLFHFTTDTGNTVYEPSFFGVNQIN
- the LOC103628330 gene encoding remorin 1.4; this encodes MPLSSTDEKPRDIVVTDDFDIKRTQPASNSKKIVAEIDVLTGQNVVQLKAFDRFENTSDAQSAATLIIDSRPSKGLHKFLQKHCEGERLADHTLAVNISVRRPLKPAPGKPEDVPADHHKVAPRMLETSLGVRKGSGSSSRLADRKGSKEFEQEQAVQKAPSAVRPATSYRSGRNGEGAAGVAATGGTRSKADEWEKAKLGRVREEYEKMMETIAEWETEKKVKARRQKEQKETELDKKREKALEEYNLEMTRISKISGGARAMAEERKYNDGKKIREKAHKMRSTGKPPRTCACF